From a single Calothrix sp. NIES-2098 genomic region:
- a CDS encoding binding-protein-dependent transporter inner membrane protein has protein sequence MSRSKALQYYIASRLLLAPLQLLTIITIVFLLLRATPGDPADAILGGRAPESAKAELRKQLGLDLPLWLQYLNYLGNLLRFDLGTSLTSRGQHVGDIIAQYFPATVELAVCSMAVALIVGILVGTLSASRPGTAVDAGGRLFGIITYALPMFWAGMILQLIFSVQLGWFPNSNRFPPNLPAPAHITGLYTIDSLLAGNLSQFFASLHHIALPSLTLGILLSGIFERIVRVNLKQTLQADYIEAARARGIPERKILVSHALKNALIPVITVLGLTFASLLGGAILTEVTFSWPGLANRLYQAISDRDYPTVQGVLVFFGAIVVSASILIDILNAYVDPRIRY, from the coding sequence ATGTCACGCTCCAAAGCCCTACAATATTACATTGCTTCCCGTTTACTGTTAGCGCCACTTCAGCTATTAACAATTATCACCATTGTGTTTCTCTTACTAAGAGCAACACCAGGAGATCCAGCAGATGCGATTCTGGGCGGACGTGCGCCAGAAAGTGCTAAAGCAGAATTACGCAAACAACTCGGTTTAGACTTACCTTTGTGGTTACAGTATTTAAATTATTTGGGAAACTTGCTGCGCTTTGATTTAGGAACCTCTTTGACGAGTAGAGGACAGCACGTTGGTGACATAATTGCACAGTATTTTCCGGCGACAGTAGAGTTAGCTGTGTGTAGTATGGCAGTTGCACTGATTGTCGGAATTTTGGTTGGTACTCTTTCGGCTTCTCGTCCTGGGACAGCTGTAGATGCGGGAGGACGCTTATTTGGAATTATTACCTATGCACTGCCGATGTTTTGGGCGGGAATGATTCTTCAGTTGATTTTCTCGGTACAACTCGGTTGGTTTCCCAATTCCAATAGGTTTCCGCCTAATCTTCCCGCACCCGCGCATATTACAGGTTTGTATACAATTGATAGCTTACTCGCTGGGAACTTAAGCCAGTTTTTTGCATCATTGCATCATATTGCCCTTCCTAGTTTGACTTTGGGAATATTACTGAGTGGAATTTTTGAACGAATTGTGCGCGTCAACTTAAAGCAAACTCTACAAGCAGATTATATAGAAGCTGCTAGAGCCAGAGGAATTCCAGAACGTAAGATTTTAGTTTCTCATGCTTTAAAAAATGCTCTAATTCCGGTAATTACAGTTTTGGGATTAACCTTTGCTTCTTTGTTGGGTGGAGCAATTCTAACTGAAGTGACATTTTCTTGGCCTGGGTTAGCAAACCGACTATATCAAGCAATTTCCGATCGCGATTATCCCACCGTCCAGGGAGTGCTAGTATTTTTCGGTGCGATCGTCGTTAGCGCCAGTATTTTAATTGATATTTTAAACGCTTACGTAGATCCCCGAATTCGCTATTAG
- a CDS encoding FG-GAP repeat-containing protein, which translates to MSISFASANDFPVGSSPSSVIVKDLNGDGKLDLAVANSADRNISVLLNDGNDGFGTAINFAVGTNPVFLTSEDVDGDQNLDLVVANADDNNVSVLLNDGNGGFATPTNITVGTTPSAIAIGDIDGDSKVDLVVVNVDDNNVSVLLNDGNGGFATPTNITVGAKPSAIALLDIDGDQKLDFVVANADDDNVSVFLNDGTGSFDTSSNFTVGTQPSAIAIGDIDGDKQLDLVVANYASNNVSVLLNDGNGGFGTYTNFTVGTSPNSVVLEDINGDGKLDLVVGKNTDVNNISVLLNDGNGGFDTAIDFTAETSSAYVAVGDLNSDEKPDLVVVNPDSDRVSVLHSEPTDLIFNAIGDDDDSSSDDDEKAICVLKTTDLDKNTKYTFNLVAGTGDIDNDAFIIDGDSLKIKSSITKTTYNIRVRTTDSLGESFEKELAINVNDLGFAAINQITTIVNFTNITENIFTVKSKVKGDKAKLSIKIEGKTSKVVDEIGVFIVDDAQGKIDGIAPDAAGYAEVALKRAKIVCSAIANAPDGFNPADLGSLLEFDSGANLRFYMIRNSSTDAVLSGKTSFSEVVFSSATNVKVESSEVEGFSLTWKGVSVGGSDLRLKIKETNEKIPLGIGLQGKHQGELIDLREVKTKVKAEFVINREAAYDNLVGFCRVNDENGGIDSDNDGKIDFRPGDKGYIKAMLRSRVDGIDLKVKNQGKASFTGNFESGWLFAPFIIANSTVEAILSSNSEDFAVYSPFLGANSDKSNHIRLLGNNCFGFEDITGAGSDWDFNDLIVQVKLTVDG; encoded by the coding sequence ATGAGCATATCATTTGCAAGTGCCAACGACTTTCCTGTCGGTTCAAGTCCCTCTTCTGTAATAGTGAAAGACTTAAATGGAGACGGCAAACTTGACTTAGCAGTAGCGAACTCTGCCGATCGCAACATTTCTGTGTTGTTGAACGATGGTAATGATGGCTTTGGTACTGCTATCAACTTCGCAGTCGGCACTAATCCAGTTTTTCTGACCTCAGAAGACGTAGATGGCGATCAAAATCTTGACTTAGTGGTAGCGAACGCTGATGACAACAACGTTTCAGTTTTGTTGAACGATGGTAATGGCGGCTTTGCTACTCCTACCAACATCACAGTCGGGACAACACCTTCTGCGATCGCCATTGGAGATATCGACGGTGACAGCAAAGTTGACTTGGTAGTAGTAAATGTTGATGACAACAACGTTTCAGTTTTGTTGAACGATGGTAATGGCGGCTTTGCTACTCCTACCAACATTACAGTCGGGGCAAAACCCTCTGCGATCGCATTGTTAGACATAGATGGCGATCAAAAGCTGGACTTTGTAGTAGCGAACGCTGATGACGATAACGTTTCAGTATTTTTGAACGATGGTACTGGCAGCTTTGATACTTCTTCCAACTTCACAGTCGGAACACAACCCTCTGCGATCGCGATCGGAGACATCGACGGTGACAAGCAACTTGACTTGGTGGTAGCGAATTATGCTTCTAACAATGTCTCGGTGCTATTAAACGATGGTAATGGTGGTTTTGGCACTTATACCAATTTCACAGTCGGGACAAGTCCTAATTCTGTCGTCTTAGAAGACATCAATGGTGACGGCAAACTTGACTTGGTAGTGGGGAAAAATACAGATGTTAACAACATCTCCGTGCTTTTGAATGATGGTAATGGAGGTTTTGATACGGCCATCGATTTCACAGCTGAAACATCCTCAGCTTACGTGGCTGTGGGAGACTTAAACAGTGACGAAAAACCTGACTTAGTTGTAGTGAATCCTGATAGCGATCGAGTCTCAGTGCTGCACTCTGAGCCTACAGACTTAATATTTAATGCGATCGGCGATGATGATGATAGTAGTAGTGATGATGATGAAAAAGCCATCTGTGTTTTAAAAACCACTGACTTAGATAAAAACACCAAGTATACTTTCAATTTAGTTGCAGGCACTGGCGATATTGATAATGATGCATTCATTATCGATGGGGATAGCCTCAAAATCAAATCTTCCATAACTAAAACTACCTACAATATCCGCGTGCGCACAACTGACTCTCTAGGAGAGTCCTTTGAGAAAGAATTGGCGATTAATGTTAACGATTTAGGATTTGCGGCAATTAACCAAATAACAACGATTGTTAATTTCACCAATATTACGGAGAATATCTTTACTGTCAAAAGTAAAGTTAAAGGTGATAAAGCCAAACTCTCAATCAAAATTGAAGGCAAAACTTCAAAAGTAGTTGATGAAATAGGTGTCTTTATCGTTGACGATGCTCAAGGTAAGATTGACGGTATTGCTCCGGATGCAGCAGGTTATGCAGAAGTAGCTCTCAAACGAGCAAAGATAGTTTGTTCTGCTATTGCCAATGCACCTGATGGTTTTAATCCGGCTGACTTGGGAAGCTTATTAGAATTTGACTCAGGCGCAAACCTGAGATTCTATATGATACGCAACAGCAGCACTGATGCTGTGCTGTCTGGAAAAACCTCCTTCTCTGAGGTAGTTTTTTCCTCCGCTACGAATGTCAAAGTAGAAAGCTCAGAAGTTGAAGGGTTTTCTCTGACTTGGAAGGGAGTATCTGTTGGTGGTAGCGATTTAAGGCTGAAGATTAAGGAAACTAATGAAAAAATACCTCTAGGTATAGGACTTCAAGGAAAACATCAAGGCGAACTCATCGATTTGCGGGAAGTCAAAACTAAAGTTAAAGCCGAGTTTGTCATTAACAGAGAAGCTGCTTATGACAACTTAGTTGGTTTCTGTAGAGTAAATGATGAGAATGGAGGTATTGATAGTGACAACGATGGTAAGATTGACTTCCGTCCAGGCGATAAAGGCTACATTAAAGCCATGCTTCGCTCGCGTGTTGACGGTATTGATTTGAAGGTGAAAAACCAAGGTAAAGCAAGTTTCACAGGCAATTTTGAATCAGGTTGGCTATTTGCACCTTTTATTATTGCCAATAGCACTGTAGAGGCAATTTTAAGTAGTAATTCTGAAGACTTTGCCGTTTACAGTCCATTTTTAGGCGCAAATTCTGACAAAAGTAATCATATTCGCCTACTTGGTAATAACTGCTTTGGCTTTGAGGATATCACAGGGGCAGGTAGCGATTGGGATTTCAACGATTTAATTGTCCAAGTCAAATTGACTGTGGATGGGTAA
- a CDS encoding photosystem antenna protein-like, which produces MGLPWYRVHTVVLNDPGRLISVHLMHTALVAGWAGSMALYELAIYDPSDPVLNPMWRQGMFVLPFMARLGVTQSWGGWSVTGGPATDPGFWSFEGVAAAHIVLSGLLFLAAVWHWVYWDLELFRDPRTGEPALDLPKMFGIHLFLSGLLCFGFGAFHLTGLYGPGMWVSDAFGVTGSVQPVAPEWGPDGFNPFNPGGIVAHHIAAGIVGIIAGLFHLTVRPPERLYKALRMGNIETVLSSSIAAVFFAAFVVAGTMWYGNAATPIELFGPTRYQWDQGYFRQEINRRVQNSVANGASLSEAWSQIPEKLAFYDYVGNSPAKGGLFRTGPMVKGDGIAQSWQGHAVFKDAEGRELTVRRLPNFFETFPVILTDKDGIVRADIPFRRAESKYSFEQSGVTVSFYGGDLNGQTFTDPAEVKKYARKAQGGEIFEFDRETLNSDGVFRTSPRGWFTFGHAVFALLFFFGHLWHGARTIYRDVFAGVEADLEEQVEWGLFQKVGDKTTRRKEAL; this is translated from the coding sequence ATGGGACTACCCTGGTACCGAGTACACACAGTCGTTCTGAACGATCCAGGACGACTGATTTCTGTACACTTGATGCACACAGCTCTAGTGGCAGGCTGGGCTGGTTCGATGGCATTGTACGAACTAGCTATTTATGACCCCAGCGATCCGGTTCTTAACCCCATGTGGCGTCAAGGGATGTTCGTGTTACCCTTCATGGCACGTTTGGGCGTCACTCAATCTTGGGGTGGTTGGAGCGTTACTGGTGGCCCGGCAACCGATCCCGGTTTCTGGTCATTTGAAGGTGTTGCGGCGGCTCACATTGTTCTTTCTGGTCTTTTGTTCTTAGCTGCCGTTTGGCACTGGGTTTACTGGGATTTGGAACTCTTTAGAGATCCTCGCACTGGCGAACCTGCTCTAGACTTGCCAAAGATGTTTGGCATTCACTTGTTCTTATCTGGTCTACTCTGTTTTGGCTTCGGTGCTTTTCACCTAACTGGACTATATGGCCCGGGAATGTGGGTTTCTGATGCCTTTGGAGTTACAGGTAGCGTCCAACCAGTAGCGCCCGAATGGGGGCCCGATGGCTTTAACCCCTTTAATCCTGGTGGCATTGTTGCTCACCACATAGCTGCTGGTATCGTCGGCATTATTGCAGGCTTATTCCACCTCACAGTCAGACCACCCGAAAGGCTCTACAAAGCTTTGCGGATGGGTAACATTGAAACTGTACTTTCTAGCAGTATTGCTGCGGTATTCTTTGCTGCCTTCGTGGTTGCTGGAACTATGTGGTACGGTAACGCTGCTACCCCAATTGAACTGTTTGGCCCTACCCGTTACCAATGGGATCAAGGCTACTTCCGTCAAGAAATTAATCGTCGCGTCCAAAACAGCGTTGCCAATGGTGCAAGCCTTTCGGAAGCTTGGTCACAAATTCCTGAAAAACTTGCTTTCTACGATTACGTTGGTAACAGCCCTGCCAAAGGCGGTTTATTCCGTACAGGGCCAATGGTCAAGGGTGATGGTATTGCCCAATCTTGGCAAGGTCACGCAGTATTCAAAGATGCTGAAGGCAGAGAATTAACTGTACGTCGTCTGCCCAACTTCTTTGAAACCTTCCCAGTTATCTTGACCGACAAAGATGGTATCGTTCGCGCTGATATTCCTTTCCGTCGGGCAGAATCCAAATATAGCTTTGAACAATCTGGTGTAACTGTAAGCTTCTACGGTGGCGATCTGAACGGTCAGACCTTTACAGATCCAGCTGAAGTGAAGAAATACGCCCGTAAAGCTCAAGGCGGTGAAATCTTTGAATTTGACCGGGAAACCTTGAACTCTGATGGTGTATTCCGCACTAGCCCCAGAGGTTGGTTCACCTTTGGACACGCTGTATTTGCTCTCTTATTCTTCTTTGGTCATCTCTGGCATGGCGCGCGTACAATCTACCGTGATGTATTTGCTGGTGTAGAAGCGGATCTAGAAGAGCAAGTCGAATGGGGTCTATTCCAGAAAGTGGGTGACAAGACAACCCGCCGTAAGGAAGCTCTCTAA
- a CDS encoding LuxR family transcriptional regulator has translation MLTLKKISAKTNISSKNCHRFDENNLLQVYFFQLLIESLEDGILILDDMGKVVHANASAYPMCTQLQQEYGHQKFMHSVIWQLCQSLIDKQHLNADNPIVLSDEIVVNPSSIFRIRVRCLNLKITQMPHFLVTIENSHESLKNIAIAEVIKYDLTPREAEIWSLYRGNYSYKDIAAKLYITINTVKKHMKNIHAKRQAYLEAQ, from the coding sequence ATGTTAACCCTTAAAAAGATATCAGCAAAAACCAACATTTCGAGCAAAAATTGTCATAGATTTGATGAAAATAACTTGCTACAAGTTTATTTTTTTCAACTATTGATTGAGAGCTTAGAGGACGGTATTTTAATTCTCGATGACATGGGTAAAGTAGTTCATGCTAATGCATCTGCCTATCCAATGTGTACTCAACTACAGCAAGAATATGGTCATCAAAAGTTTATGCATTCAGTCATCTGGCAGCTTTGCCAGTCGTTAATTGATAAACAACACTTGAATGCCGATAATCCGATCGTTCTCTCTGATGAAATTGTTGTCAATCCGTCAAGTATTTTTCGTATCCGTGTTAGATGTCTGAATTTAAAAATTACGCAGATGCCTCATTTTCTAGTAACAATAGAAAATTCTCATGAGTCACTAAAAAACATAGCGATCGCTGAAGTTATTAAATACGATCTAACTCCGCGCGAAGCTGAAATTTGGTCTTTATATAGAGGCAATTATAGCTATAAAGATATTGCTGCCAAGCTGTACATTACTATCAACACTGTCAAGAAACATATGAAGAATATTCACGCTAAACGACAAGCATATCTAGAAGCACAGTAG
- a CDS encoding DNA polymerase III subunit delta, whose amino-acid sequence MPIYVYWGEDDFAIEKAVAVLCDRVLDPQWTSFNYTSLLPDRDDAAIQGLNQVMTPSFGAGGRLVWLVNSTVCQHCPDNVLAELGRTLPVIPENSFLLLTSRNKPDERLKSTKILKQYATEFREFPLIPPWKTELLVQAVNQAAQTVGVKLTPKTAEFIAESVGNDTRLLYNEMEKLHLYTAGSTQPLDVDIITKLIGNTTQNSLQLAAAIRTGDTAGALATLSDLIAASEPALRIVATLIGQFRTWLWVKIMMESGERNPQAIAQAAEVGNPKRIYFLQQEIKSLSVQQLISILPLLLELEVSLKQGYSDISTLQTKVIELCQVFRGS is encoded by the coding sequence ATGCCCATTTATGTTTACTGGGGTGAAGATGATTTTGCCATAGAAAAAGCGGTGGCAGTTTTGTGCGATCGCGTCCTCGATCCCCAATGGACAAGTTTTAACTACACTTCTTTGCTACCAGATCGAGATGATGCAGCGATTCAGGGATTAAATCAAGTCATGACACCTAGTTTTGGTGCTGGTGGCAGATTAGTCTGGTTAGTCAATTCTACTGTTTGCCAACATTGCCCAGATAATGTGTTAGCAGAACTTGGGCGTACCTTACCTGTAATTCCGGAGAACTCATTTTTATTGCTCACAAGCCGCAACAAACCCGATGAACGCTTAAAATCGACAAAAATTTTGAAGCAATACGCTACTGAGTTTCGAGAATTTCCGTTGATTCCACCTTGGAAAACGGAGTTGCTAGTACAAGCTGTGAATCAAGCTGCTCAGACTGTAGGTGTAAAATTAACTCCCAAGACTGCGGAATTTATAGCAGAATCTGTAGGTAACGACACGCGCCTTCTTTATAATGAAATGGAGAAGTTGCACCTCTACACTGCTGGTAGCACCCAGCCTTTAGATGTTGATATAATTACCAAATTAATCGGCAATACTACGCAAAATAGTTTACAATTAGCAGCAGCAATTAGAACTGGAGACACAGCTGGAGCTTTGGCGACGTTAAGCGATCTGATCGCTGCTTCTGAGCCTGCTTTACGGATAGTCGCTACATTGATTGGTCAATTTCGTACTTGGTTATGGGTAAAAATTATGATGGAAAGCGGTGAGCGCAATCCGCAAGCGATCGCTCAAGCTGCTGAGGTAGGAAACCCCAAAAGAATTTACTTTTTACAACAAGAAATCAAGTCACTTTCTGTACAGCAACTAATCTCGATTTTACCTTTGTTGCTGGAGTTAGAAGTTAGCCTTAAGCAAGGATATTCAGATATATCCACTCTTCAGACGAAAGTTATAGAACTTTGTCAAGTCTTTCGAGGAAGCTAA
- a CDS encoding PpiC-type peptidyl-prolyl cis-trans isomerase yields the protein MTTVLQIANKQLTSEELISFLTRSHLLPQVLKEVIIEQAIASIDYTPDELYAFCQKLQELNQTPVNSQPNLETFAVHQLKIHKFQKANWSDKVESYFLSQKPRLERAAFSLIQIPDGGIAQEIYFRLTENEQSFAELAKQYSQGLEAQNGGWVGTLKLCHLHPKLAEILRSSQPGEISPLLYLDKMFIIVRLEQFIPAQLNEQIRQELLQELFDNWLKEQVIQYKDSVCIDNLSDAASVVENPENMPSKLAETNPESGAADISQTLPNMPETNSLLNLELEKPKTRYISLFSQLQKTKFTVVVFLGLLIGGFGGFYLSSHNLPLSYATLRPAAPKTNTSFYTAVNLATKAANLTQVAQSPAQWEQVAQSWKSAIALLKSLPKNHPHYTVASQKINEYERNLHYVHKYTHNKFRLAVNHATTAANLTQTASKSEDWKVVSKHWQGAIALMKSVQSTSPQYSVAKQKTIEYQHNLNYAQGNILNY from the coding sequence ATGACCACCGTTTTACAGATTGCCAACAAACAATTAACGAGTGAAGAATTAATTTCTTTTTTGACTCGTTCTCATCTCTTACCGCAAGTTCTCAAGGAAGTAATTATCGAACAAGCGATCGCATCAATTGACTATACTCCAGATGAACTTTATGCTTTTTGCCAAAAGCTTCAGGAATTAAACCAAACTCCAGTAAATTCTCAGCCTAATCTGGAGACTTTCGCCGTTCATCAACTCAAAATTCATAAATTTCAAAAAGCTAACTGGAGCGATAAAGTTGAATCTTATTTCCTTTCTCAAAAACCACGTTTGGAAAGAGCTGCTTTCTCTCTAATTCAAATACCTGATGGCGGAATTGCTCAAGAAATCTATTTTCGCCTAACCGAAAATGAACAAAGTTTTGCAGAATTGGCAAAACAATACTCTCAAGGTTTAGAAGCACAAAATGGTGGATGGGTTGGTACATTAAAACTCTGTCATCTTCATCCCAAATTAGCTGAAATTCTCCGTAGCAGTCAGCCAGGAGAAATTTCACCCCTTTTGTACTTGGACAAAATGTTTATAATTGTGCGTCTCGAACAGTTTATTCCTGCCCAATTAAATGAGCAAATCCGGCAGGAATTACTGCAAGAACTATTTGATAATTGGTTGAAAGAGCAAGTTATTCAATATAAAGATTCTGTTTGCATAGACAATCTCTCTGATGCTGCTAGTGTTGTTGAAAATCCCGAAAATATGCCAAGCAAATTAGCAGAAACAAACCCGGAATCTGGCGCAGCAGATATTTCACAAACTCTACCAAATATGCCAGAAACTAACTCTCTCCTAAATTTAGAACTAGAGAAACCAAAAACGCGATATATCTCTTTATTTTCGCAGTTGCAAAAAACGAAATTTACAGTAGTTGTATTTCTAGGTTTGCTAATAGGAGGGTTTGGCGGCTTTTATCTTTCGAGCCACAATCTACCTTTATCTTATGCAACTTTAAGGCCTGCGGCTCCAAAAACTAATACTTCTTTCTATACGGCGGTAAATTTAGCAACTAAAGCAGCAAATCTGACTCAAGTCGCCCAATCGCCAGCACAGTGGGAACAAGTGGCACAATCTTGGAAAAGCGCGATCGCACTTTTAAAGTCCCTTCCCAAAAATCATCCTCATTACACTGTCGCCAGCCAAAAAATTAACGAATACGAGCGCAATTTACACTACGTCCATAAATATACCCACAATAAATTCCGTCTTGCTGTTAATCATGCTACAACTGCGGCTAACTTAACTCAAACAGCTTCTAAGAGCGAAGATTGGAAAGTTGTGAGCAAGCATTGGCAAGGTGCGATCGCGTTAATGAAATCCGTTCAATCCACTAGTCCTCAATATTCTGTTGCAAAGCAAAAAACAATTGAGTATCAGCACAATCTCAACTACGCTCAAGGAAATATTTTGAATTATTGA
- a CDS encoding family 1 extracellular solute-binding protein, which yields MAQFLSLFCLCLFLVVSCARPQTNTSTGSTNSSTGDGRITIGTTAKPRTLDPADAYELASLGLVFNMSDRLYTYEPGSTEIKPQLATALPKVSADGLTYTIPLRQGVVFHDGTPFNAEAMAFTIKRFIENKGKPSFLLADTVDSVKATGEYELTVKLKKPFAAFPSLLAFSGVCPVSPKAYELGAGKFKPETFVGTGPYKLAAYGTDSLRLDVFDKYWGDKPANQGINVQIQTSPVNLFNAFRTGAIDVAYLSLQPDQIRSLEEGSKKGDWQAISAQGSVVSYMVLNRNQKPLDKPEVRQAIASLIDRPLLNQRVLFNQADPLYSMIPTTFNVSQPLFKDKYGDANFDKAKQLLTAAGFSKENPAKVQVWYPASSATRSLVAQTLKSLVDQKMDGILQFEISTVEGATFYKDITKSLYPAALLDWYPDFLDPDNYVQPFLACQKGSVAKGCEDGGSQTQGSFYYNQTVNQLIDRQRKEQNPEARKQIFTQIQEQVVNDVPYVPLWQNKDYVFAQKGVSNVQLDPTQNLVYKPIKK from the coding sequence ATGGCACAATTCCTCTCTTTATTCTGTCTATGTTTATTTTTGGTTGTCAGTTGTGCTCGTCCACAAACAAATACATCAACTGGTTCTACAAATAGTTCTACAGGTGATGGTCGCATTACTATCGGGACGACAGCCAAGCCAAGAACTTTAGATCCGGCGGATGCTTATGAGTTGGCATCGTTGGGTTTGGTGTTTAATATGAGCGATCGCCTCTATACTTATGAGCCAGGTAGCACAGAAATTAAGCCCCAACTAGCGACAGCATTACCCAAAGTCAGTGCCGATGGTTTAACTTACACCATCCCTTTACGCCAGGGAGTAGTTTTTCACGATGGAACTCCCTTTAATGCGGAAGCAATGGCATTTACTATCAAGCGCTTTATTGAAAATAAAGGTAAACCTTCTTTCTTATTAGCCGATACTGTAGATTCAGTCAAAGCTACGGGTGAGTATGAGTTAACTGTCAAGCTGAAAAAACCTTTTGCGGCGTTTCCCTCACTATTAGCGTTTTCTGGTGTTTGTCCAGTGTCGCCGAAAGCTTACGAACTGGGTGCGGGGAAATTTAAACCAGAGACATTTGTCGGAACTGGCCCTTACAAATTAGCAGCCTATGGTACTGATTCGCTGCGATTGGATGTGTTTGATAAATATTGGGGAGACAAACCAGCTAATCAAGGTATTAACGTCCAAATTCAAACAAGTCCGGTGAATTTGTTTAATGCCTTCCGCACTGGTGCAATAGATGTAGCTTACCTTTCTTTACAACCAGATCAAATTCGTAGTTTAGAAGAAGGTTCAAAAAAAGGAGATTGGCAAGCGATCAGCGCTCAAGGTAGCGTAGTCAGTTATATGGTGTTGAACCGGAATCAGAAACCTTTAGATAAACCAGAGGTCAGACAAGCGATCGCTTCATTAATCGATCGTCCGCTTTTAAATCAGCGAGTCTTGTTTAATCAAGCCGATCCGCTTTACAGCATGATTCCTACTACCTTTAATGTATCCCAGCCTTTATTTAAAGATAAATATGGTGATGCTAACTTTGATAAGGCGAAACAACTATTAACTGCTGCTGGTTTTTCTAAAGAAAATCCGGCAAAAGTTCAAGTTTGGTATCCTGCTAGTTCGGCTACTCGGAGTTTGGTAGCACAGACCCTCAAATCCCTGGTCGATCAAAAGATGGATGGCATCTTGCAATTTGAAATCAGCACTGTAGAAGGTGCTACCTTCTATAAAGACATTACCAAGAGTTTGTATCCAGCAGCTTTACTTGATTGGTATCCAGACTTTTTAGATCCTGATAATTACGTGCAACCGTTTTTAGCTTGTCAAAAAGGTTCGGTTGCTAAGGGATGCGAAGATGGTGGTAGCCAAACTCAAGGTTCTTTCTATTACAATCAAACCGTCAATCAGCTGATCGATCGGCAACGTAAAGAACAAAACCCAGAAGCCCGCAAGCAAATATTTACCCAAATTCAAGAACAAGTAGTGAATGATGTGCCTTACGTTCCCTTATGGCAAAACAAAGATTATGTATTTGCACAAAAAGGTGTAAGTAACGTCCAACTTGACCCAACTCAAAATTTAGTTTACAAGCCAATTAAAAAGTAG